One stretch of Streptococcus australis DNA includes these proteins:
- a CDS encoding DUF6985 domain-containing protein encodes MKIVHPVFGELTFNNGWTKSIKLNIFKKEFSVEINIDADEDAVFDENQIKAFEFFFSDIQNCVTQAENGIVGYYNSIIDEVIDRLDSDSNFGQKLLNAKDNPSEIFKFLTVKQIMIPMNFDDNTREAGFICYCEWDIENGVGIKYINEQISEIGFQDILL; translated from the coding sequence ATGAAGATAGTACATCCTGTTTTTGGGGAATTGACATTTAATAATGGTTGGACTAAGAGTATTAAATTAAATATTTTTAAAAAGGAATTTTCTGTTGAAATAAATATTGATGCAGATGAAGATGCGGTGTTCGATGAAAATCAAATCAAAGCTTTTGAATTTTTTTTCAGTGATATTCAGAACTGTGTTACCCAAGCCGAGAATGGTATTGTTGGATATTATAATTCAATAATTGATGAGGTAATTGATAGACTGGATTCAGATTCTAATTTTGGTCAGAAGTTATTAAATGCTAAAGATAATCCGAGTGAAATCTTTAAATTTTTGACAGTAAAACAAATTATGATTCCGATGAATTTTGATGATAATACACGCGAAGCAGGCTTCATTTGTTATTGTGAATGGGATATTGAAAACGGTGTTGGAATAAAATATATTAATGAACAAATATCAGAAATAGGATTTCAAGACATTTTGCTATAA
- a CDS encoding DUF7668 domain-containing protein, which yields MGLFDKYKKEKVIEVVSNILNAIHLKKYEDIKNYVDESEIDDLNEFFGYVEKTLELNDFDTIDEYGVGCNFHPPYEYSQLEIYDYDDQTGFAVDYDLTSNSELVDMVLQVEFLYTDNGYTVRFLNVDSD from the coding sequence ATGGGATTATTTGATAAGTATAAAAAGGAAAAGGTTATAGAAGTTGTCTCAAATATTTTAAATGCCATTCACCTGAAAAAATATGAAGACATAAAAAATTATGTTGACGAATCAGAGATTGATGATTTAAATGAATTCTTTGGTTATGTTGAAAAGACATTGGAATTGAATGATTTTGACACGATTGATGAGTATGGTGTGGGGTGTAATTTTCATCCGCCCTATGAGTATTCTCAATTGGAAATTTATGATTATGATGACCAGACTGGGTTTGCTGTTGATTATGATTTGACTTCAAATTCTGAATTAGTAGATATGGTGTTGCAAGTAGAGTTTCTATATACCGATAATGGCTATACAGTAAGATTTCTTAATGTCGATTCTGATTAG
- the imm48 gene encoding Imm48 family immunity protein: protein MEKQYVSESLRIANDIIQLVKIDLKDEMNRQILASYIFGVLNAKAIQESISPIDVQVTMIRVGIEALGYSPEAATQMTQFVIDATDKNFHPTVYAIIHRGIEAFYLNSNEKYEQLKEDFDSIMTSIK, encoded by the coding sequence ATGGAAAAGCAATATGTAAGCGAGTCATTAAGAATAGCAAATGATATTATCCAATTGGTTAAAATTGATCTAAAGGACGAAATGAATAGGCAAATTTTAGCTTCCTATATATTTGGTGTTTTAAATGCTAAAGCAATTCAAGAGTCCATTTCTCCAATTGATGTTCAAGTTACAATGATTCGTGTTGGAATAGAAGCATTGGGCTATAGTCCAGAGGCAGCTACTCAAATGACGCAATTTGTTATCGATGCCACAGATAAGAATTTCCATCCAACTGTATATGCAATAATACATAGAGGAATAGAGGCGTTTTATCTCAATAGTAATGAGAAATACGAGCAACTAAAAGAGGATTTTGATAGTATAATGACATCCATAAAATAA
- a CDS encoding glycoside hydrolase family 13 protein: MELTAIYHRPESEYAYLYKDKTMHIRIRTKKDDIESINLHYGDPFIFIEDRYEAIKEMTKITSDALFDYWQVDVTVGYARLQYLFELRDKQGQKILYGDKGCVENTLENLHYEGNGFKIPYIHEIDACHVPDWVAETVWYQIFPERFANGNPEISPEGSLAWDSSIKPKTSDFFGGDLQGIIDHLDYLQDLGITGLYLCPIFESPSNHKYNTTDYFEIDRHFGDKKTFRKLVDQAHQRGMKIMLDAVFNHIGDQSPQWQDVLKHGENSVYKDWFHVQEFPVTKDKLANPRKLPYHTFAFESYMPKLNTANPQVRDYLLRVATYWIEEFDIDAWRLDVANEVDHQFWRDFRKAVLAKKPDLYILGEVWHTSQPWLNGDEFHAVMNYPLSDSIKDYFLRGVKKPHQFIDEINSQSMYYRQQISEVMFNLLDSHDTERILATAKGDVQLVKSALACLFLQRGTPCFYYGTELELDGGPDPDCRRVMPWERVSDSNEMLHFMKKLIQLRKDVSDIIQYGKFILKEIKPDVVSLAWDYDGHRVQVIFNQSSENYLVDRDSVALASHCQELENQLVISPKGFVVYREKSRD; encoded by the coding sequence ATGGAATTAACAGCCATTTACCACAGACCAGAGTCGGAGTACGCTTATCTTTATAAAGACAAGACAATGCACATTCGTATCCGGACCAAGAAAGATGATATTGAAAGCATCAACTTACATTATGGAGATCCTTTTATTTTTATAGAGGACCGTTATGAAGCAATCAAGGAGATGACCAAAATTACCTCCGATGCTTTGTTTGATTACTGGCAAGTGGATGTTACGGTGGGCTATGCACGACTCCAGTATCTCTTTGAACTCAGGGATAAGCAAGGTCAAAAAATCTTATATGGCGATAAGGGTTGTGTTGAAAATACGCTAGAAAACCTCCATTACGAAGGAAATGGTTTTAAAATTCCTTACATTCATGAAATTGATGCTTGCCATGTTCCTGACTGGGTGGCTGAGACGGTATGGTATCAGATTTTCCCAGAACGTTTTGCCAACGGCAATCCTGAGATTTCTCCAGAAGGTTCGCTAGCTTGGGATTCCTCTATCAAACCAAAGACGAGCGATTTCTTTGGTGGTGATTTACAAGGTATTATTGACCATCTGGATTACTTGCAAGACCTGGGTATTACAGGACTTTATCTCTGTCCGATTTTTGAATCTCCAAGCAATCACAAGTACAATACGACGGATTATTTCGAAATTGACCGTCATTTTGGAGACAAGAAAACCTTCCGTAAACTGGTTGACCAGGCCCATCAGAGAGGCATGAAGATCATGCTGGATGCCGTTTTCAACCATATCGGAGACCAGTCGCCACAGTGGCAGGATGTCCTCAAACACGGTGAAAATTCTGTTTATAAAGACTGGTTCCATGTTCAAGAGTTCCCAGTGACAAAGGATAAGCTTGCAAATCCAAGAAAGCTCCCTTACCATACCTTTGCCTTTGAGAGCTATATGCCCAAGCTCAATACGGCAAATCCTCAAGTTAGAGACTATTTGCTAAGAGTCGCGACTTACTGGATTGAAGAGTTTGATATCGATGCTTGGCGCTTGGATGTGGCCAATGAAGTCGACCACCAATTTTGGCGAGATTTCCGGAAGGCTGTCCTAGCTAAAAAGCCTGACCTTTATATTCTTGGAGAAGTCTGGCACACGTCTCAGCCTTGGTTAAATGGCGATGAATTCCACGCGGTCATGAACTATCCTCTCTCTGACAGTATCAAGGATTATTTCTTGCGTGGGGTTAAGAAACCTCATCAATTTATCGATGAAATCAATAGCCAGTCTATGTATTACAGACAGCAGATTTCGGAAGTGATGTTTAATCTTCTGGATTCTCACGATACGGAGCGTATTTTGGCTACTGCCAAGGGAGATGTCCAACTTGTTAAGTCTGCCCTTGCTTGCCTCTTTCTACAAAGGGGGACGCCGTGTTTTTACTATGGAACCGAGTTAGAATTAGACGGAGGTCCAGATCCAGATTGTCGTCGTGTTATGCCTTGGGAACGTGTTTCCGACAGTAATGAGATGCTTCATTTCATGAAGAAATTGATTCAGCTTCGCAAGGATGTTTCAGATATTATTCAGTATGGAAAATTTATTCTCAAAGAAATCAAGCCAGATGTAGTGTCCCTAGCATGGGATTATGATGGACACAGAGTCCAAGTTATTTTTAACCAATCAAGTGAAAACTATCTTGTAGATCGTGATTCTGTAGCGCTAGCAAGTCATTGCCAAGAATTGGAAAATCAGCTTGTGATTTCTCCAAAAGGGTTTGTGGTCTATCGAGAAAAGTCTCGGGATTAG
- a CDS encoding ADP-ribosylglycohydrolase family protein → MLGAIIGDIVGSVYEWNNIKTKDFPLFRKDCFFTDDTVMTCAVAEAIMNGGQKDDFIDAMKKYGRLYPNADYGARFNEWLNSDNREPYNSFGNGSAMRVSPCAWVIGCGFCARTGMWPSSRRLASLSAEVTHNHPEGVKGAMATADAIFLCRFYYGGYCREYEQPIKDNPTECKRRIKDYIEKEYGYNLSQTLDEIRSNYRFNETCQETVPQAIIAFLESRDFEDAIRNAISLGGDSDTLAAITGSIAEAAYGIPDWIKDKAYSYLDESLKDVIRRWELYIASK, encoded by the coding sequence ATGCTAGGAGCAATTATTGGAGATATTGTCGGTTCTGTTTACGAATGGAACAATATCAAAACAAAGGACTTTCCTTTATTTCGGAAGGACTGCTTTTTTACAGATGACACGGTTATGACCTGTGCTGTTGCAGAAGCGATTATGAATGGGGGACAAAAAGACGACTTCATTGACGCGATGAAGAAATATGGCAGACTGTATCCAAATGCTGATTACGGTGCTCGGTTTAATGAATGGCTAAACAGCGATAACCGTGAACCTTATAATAGCTTTGGGAATGGATCAGCTATGCGTGTTTCTCCATGTGCTTGGGTCATAGGCTGTGGTTTTTGTGCGAGAACTGGTATGTGGCCATCATCTAGAAGACTTGCGAGTCTTTCTGCAGAGGTAACTCATAATCATCCAGAAGGTGTCAAGGGGGCTATGGCTACAGCTGATGCTATCTTTCTGTGTCGTTTTTACTATGGGGGTTATTGTAGAGAATACGAGCAACCAATTAAGGACAATCCAACAGAGTGTAAAAGACGGATTAAGGATTATATAGAGAAGGAATACGGCTACAATCTATCTCAAACTTTAGATGAAATCCGCTCTAACTATCGTTTTAACGAAACATGTCAGGAAACTGTCCCTCAAGCCATTATCGCCTTTCTTGAAAGTAGAGACTTCGAAGATGCGATAAGAAATGCCATCTCACTTGGTGGCGATAGTGATACACTGGCCGCAATCACAGGAAGTATAGCTGAGGCAGCTTACGGAATTCCTGATTGGATAAAGGATAAGGCCTATTCTTACTTGGATGAATCCTTAAAGGATGTTATTAGGCGATGGGAGCTTTACATAGCAAGTAAATGA
- a CDS encoding HNH endonuclease, translating to MFAEGFIGAARSMVPETAIEAVDLTQIISIASIYGVNRLTGDQTPEWMKRDLKGTADNLSSLAELGVGTYTALTGPGAAQRGQYPNASYVDKAAYRAQQTGKALWDKVTHMDAYDAGGLTFEIASLFVGPAAVGKMAKGTKLGAKAAEMIQLAKNSTKARILANVEKWSSKVDRILAKGDDVIKRFTKNLLKKELPFSVGSEVLAGVGRVGHQPTVGEAIQYFKDKARDVYSKLSSSRGGFSWTLRGENVEIPNISLKEIEYAKRAREEYQKLRREFDLTVRKEFLKDISKDTDKLRELGFSESDIQKLADGLVPKGYQVHHQLPLDDSGTNSFENLVLIKNDPYHKVVTNYQRHIVKGMEVGDSKLVDWPFFTDNIYPN from the coding sequence TTGTTTGCGGAAGGTTTTATTGGTGCAGCTAGAAGTATGGTTCCAGAGACTGCCATCGAAGCTGTAGATTTGACTCAGATCATTAGCATTGCCAGTATTTATGGCGTCAATCGCCTAACAGGAGATCAAACTCCAGAGTGGATGAAGCGGGACTTGAAAGGGACGGCAGATAACCTGTCTAGCCTTGCGGAGTTAGGAGTAGGAACTTACACTGCTCTGACGGGTCCAGGTGCGGCTCAGCGTGGCCAGTATCCCAATGCTAGCTATGTGGATAAGGCAGCTTATCGTGCTCAGCAGACCGGAAAAGCCCTCTGGGATAAGGTCACCCATATGGATGCCTATGATGCAGGAGGCTTGACCTTTGAGATTGCGAGTCTTTTTGTCGGCCCAGCAGCTGTAGGTAAGATGGCTAAGGGGACCAAGTTAGGAGCTAAGGCAGCTGAGATGATTCAGTTAGCCAAGAACAGTACCAAAGCAAGAATTCTCGCAAATGTCGAAAAATGGAGTTCAAAGGTTGACAGGATTCTTGCGAAGGGCGATGATGTCATCAAGCGTTTCACCAAAAATCTACTGAAGAAAGAGCTTCCTTTCTCAGTAGGAAGCGAAGTTTTAGCTGGTGTAGGTAGAGTAGGTCATCAGCCAACAGTCGGTGAGGCCATTCAGTATTTTAAGGATAAAGCTCGGGATGTTTATTCAAAACTTTCGAGCTCCAGAGGAGGATTTTCTTGGACTCTACGTGGAGAAAATGTTGAGATACCCAATATTTCCTTGAAAGAAATCGAGTATGCTAAAAGAGCTAGAGAAGAATATCAAAAATTAAGAAGAGAATTTGACTTAACTGTTCGAAAAGAATTTTTAAAGGATATTTCCAAAGATACTGATAAATTACGAGAGTTGGGATTCAGTGAGTCCGATATACAAAAATTAGCAGATGGTTTAGTTCCTAAAGGTTACCAAGTTCATCATCAGTTGCCATTAGATGATAGTGGAACAAATAGTTTTGAGAATCTTGTCTTAATAAAGAATGATCCTTATCATAAAGTGGTAACTAATTATCAACGGCATATTGTTAAAGGTATGGAAGTTGGAGACTCTAAATTAGTTGATTGGCCATTCTTTACAGATAATATTTATCCAAATTAG
- a CDS encoding disulfide bond formation protein translates to MTSSLKRIAEKIVFIIEEEYPKQKSVTGSIQSIYQLASEIVESGEVAKNINLKSLVRMFADETTHYQSEIIYLLQDLDKELKKNEHKR, encoded by the coding sequence ATGACAAGTAGTTTAAAGCGAATTGCTGAAAAAATTGTTTTTATTATTGAAGAAGAGTACCCCAAACAAAAAAGTGTTACAGGCTCAATTCAAAGTATTTATCAATTAGCAAGTGAAATTGTAGAAAGTGGAGAAGTAGCAAAAAACATAAATCTTAAAAGTCTAGTTAGAATGTTTGCAGATGAGACAACGCATTATCAAAGTGAGATCATTTACTTACTTCAAGATTTAGATAAGGAATTGAAAAAGAATGAACATAAAAGATAG
- a CDS encoding immunity 22 family protein: MKQKVSLWLGNFASQEEFQEYFKISYKEDGDSVSSEFETDFHLPYYDRDFVEKDWVDVSENNIDVLLEGFSYDEEIIMQFPKISSTYNTIVLIYDFDYSKEELKVSNNGSGTLGFIGIAEYDY; encoded by the coding sequence ATGAAACAAAAAGTATCGTTATGGCTTGGTAATTTTGCCAGTCAAGAAGAATTTCAAGAATACTTCAAAATTTCATATAAAGAGGATGGGGATAGCGTTTCATCAGAATTTGAGACAGACTTTCATTTGCCGTACTACGATAGAGATTTCGTAGAAAAAGATTGGGTTGATGTTTCTGAAAATAATATTGATGTTTTGCTTGAAGGTTTCTCATACGATGAAGAGATTATTATGCAGTTTCCTAAAATATCATCAACCTATAATACAATTGTTTTGATTTATGATTTTGATTATTCTAAAGAAGAATTAAAAGTAAGTAACAATGGTTCTGGGACATTAGGGTTTATTGGTATCGCAGAATACGATTACTAA
- a CDS encoding immunity protein Imm33 domain-containing protein has translation MKMKVSDNYGGFVLSRNVKNGLPIAYTYREKSRLLQLNGWTIYSSSDDEEYVNNPQNFEIVSAKTMFSIAPVMEEIFEAKYGTNLAWLYEEGVHVGFYDLNEEKEVKISEILD, from the coding sequence ATGAAAATGAAAGTAAGTGATAATTATGGAGGATTTGTTCTATCAAGGAATGTAAAAAATGGATTACCTATTGCGTATACTTACAGAGAAAAATCTCGACTGTTACAATTAAATGGATGGACCATTTATTCTAGTTCCGATGATGAGGAATACGTAAATAATCCCCAAAATTTTGAAATTGTATCAGCAAAAACCATGTTTTCTATTGCACCCGTGATGGAAGAAATTTTTGAAGCGAAGTATGGGACGAATTTAGCGTGGCTATACGAGGAGGGGGTTCATGTTGGTTTCTATGATTTAAATGAGGAAAAAGAGGTAAAAATATCTGAAATTTTAGATTAG
- a CDS encoding SMI1/KNR4 family protein: MGIPKELYLSFFIDDLNEEVILGTMLGISENKNFSLTDWNSEYQMELPYDSFVFGTEYGGGLFVMIVSGEDRGIYFWDHTFIFDQSSVDSNVYFLADNFTNFIEKLYISEP, translated from the coding sequence GTGGGTATTCCTAAAGAGCTGTACTTATCGTTTTTTATTGATGATTTAAATGAAGAAGTGATTTTGGGGACAATGTTAGGTATTTCAGAGAATAAAAACTTTAGTCTAACGGATTGGAACTCAGAATACCAAATGGAACTTCCATACGATTCATTTGTCTTTGGAACGGAATATGGAGGAGGGTTATTTGTTATGATTGTGAGTGGAGAAGATAGAGGAATTTATTTTTGGGACCATACATTTATATTTGATCAGTCGTCGGTAGATTCAAATGTATACTTTTTGGCAGATAATTTTACTAATTTTATAGAAAAGTTATATATTTCTGAACCATAG
- a CDS encoding YrhA family protein, translating to MWMNFISKISEIEEKYGDSVNSGVPNAVFSALMKKHNVWPNDEVMEDYKRFLSQVNGIDFNGFILYGVSQKTNPDIIDEDVYDIFEMNIIWHEESSNNSYFFLGESGMSWYVYDTFDRVYKELDLPSGDLVNKYSTLDDLLESVLKTALN from the coding sequence ATGTGGATGAATTTTATTTCAAAAATTTCAGAAATTGAAGAAAAGTACGGAGATTCTGTTAATAGTGGAGTTCCAAATGCTGTTTTTTCAGCTCTTATGAAGAAACATAACGTTTGGCCGAATGATGAAGTAATGGAAGATTATAAAAGATTTCTTTCTCAAGTAAATGGAATTGATTTTAATGGTTTCATTTTGTATGGTGTTTCTCAAAAAACAAACCCAGATATTATAGATGAAGATGTCTATGATATATTTGAAATGAATATTATTTGGCATGAGGAATCTAGTAACAACAGCTATTTCTTTTTAGGTGAGAGTGGTATGAGTTGGTATGTCTATGATACTTTTGATAGAGTCTATAAGGAGTTAGATTTACCTTCAGGAGATCTAGTTAACAAGTATAGTACTCTAGACGACTTATTGGAATCTGTTTTAAAAACAGCATTGAACTAG
- a CDS encoding alpha/beta fold hydrolase, which translates to MKFHEFGDKNFPPILLIHGGGSSWWNYLRQARILSEEYRVILPTLNGHGEEYQLDYVSTEDSALEILDYIKANCGGKLYAIGGVSLGGQIAMELLSLDSEIAEKAIIDGSLCIPQPRLAKISIFLVSLFGKLMFNKFFCKLQLSMMNKLYPKLAYPEEIKAYYLEDLPRTPVKTMVTIYKNYMGCYKLKDMVSASKAQVLYIYGEKELNCVKASAKLFRQLHPNTILYEAKGYNHGYLSAYLPQEWVDLVLPFLKSDSFKMCDETEMM; encoded by the coding sequence ATGAAATTCCATGAATTTGGTGATAAGAATTTTCCTCCTATCTTACTGATACATGGTGGTGGCAGTTCTTGGTGGAATTATCTTCGTCAAGCACGAATCTTGTCAGAAGAATACCGTGTTATTCTGCCCACTTTGAATGGTCACGGCGAGGAATATCAACTTGATTATGTTTCTACTGAAGATTCTGCTTTGGAGATTCTAGACTATATCAAAGCAAACTGTGGTGGGAAATTGTATGCAATCGGTGGTGTTTCACTTGGTGGTCAAATTGCCATGGAGCTTTTGTCTTTAGACAGTGAAATTGCTGAGAAGGCCATCATAGACGGAAGCCTCTGTATTCCTCAACCAAGGTTAGCTAAAATCAGCATCTTTCTAGTGTCTCTATTTGGTAAACTGATGTTCAATAAATTCTTTTGCAAACTTCAGTTAAGCATGATGAACAAACTCTATCCTAAACTGGCTTATCCAGAGGAAATAAAAGCTTATTATTTGGAGGATCTGCCAAGGACGCCTGTCAAAACAATGGTGACCATTTACAAAAACTATATGGGGTGTTACAAGCTGAAAGATATGGTTTCTGCTAGCAAAGCTCAGGTTTTGTATATCTATGGTGAAAAAGAATTAAACTGTGTGAAAGCATCGGCGAAATTATTTCGGCAACTACATCCAAATACGATTTTGTATGAAGCAAAGGGTTATAATCACGGCTATTTATCAGCTTACCTGCCTCAAGAGTGGGTTGATTTGGTGCTACCATTTTTAAAGAGTGATTCATTTAAAATGTGTGATGAAACTGAAATGATGTAA
- a CDS encoding diacylglycerol/lipid kinase family protein: MKKAMLIINPTSGGEKALDYKEKLENKAKDYFEHVETKITEKALDATHFAEEASREKYDAVVVFGGDGTVNEVISGIAERDYIPKLGIIPGGTGNLITKLLEINQDIDGAIDELDFNLTNKIDIGKANDNYFGYIFSIGSLPEAIHNVEIEDKTKFGILAYAVNTMKSVMTDQVFNIKVETENGNYVGEASHVLVLLTNYFADKKIFEEDKDGYANILILKDASIFSKLSVIPDLLKGDVVGNDNIEYIRARNIKISSDSELESDVDGDKSDNLPVEIKVLAQRVEVFSEPKE; the protein is encoded by the coding sequence ATGAAAAAAGCAATGTTAATTATCAACCCTACTTCTGGTGGCGAGAAGGCTTTGGATTACAAAGAAAAGCTAGAGAATAAAGCCAAAGATTATTTTGAGCACGTGGAAACCAAAATTACTGAAAAAGCGTTAGATGCGACACATTTTGCTGAGGAGGCTTCACGTGAGAAGTACGATGCAGTGGTTGTGTTCGGTGGAGATGGGACAGTTAATGAAGTCATTTCTGGTATTGCTGAGAGAGACTACATTCCTAAGTTAGGGATTATCCCTGGCGGTACGGGTAACCTCATTACGAAACTTTTGGAAATCAATCAAGACATCGATGGCGCGATTGATGAACTCGATTTTAACTTAACCAACAAGATTGATATCGGTAAAGCGAATGATAACTATTTTGGTTATATCTTTAGTATCGGTTCTCTGCCTGAGGCGATTCACAATGTTGAAATCGAGGACAAGACAAAATTCGGTATTTTAGCCTATGCTGTAAATACCATGAAGTCTGTCATGACAGATCAGGTCTTTAACATTAAGGTTGAGACAGAAAATGGAAATTATGTCGGTGAAGCTAGTCATGTTTTGGTTCTCTTGACAAATTACTTCGCTGACAAAAAAATCTTTGAAGAAGACAAAGATGGCTATGCTAATATTTTGATTCTAAAAGATGCTTCTATATTCTCAAAATTATCCGTCATTCCTGATTTACTAAAAGGAGATGTTGTCGGCAATGATAATATTGAGTATATCAGAGCGCGTAATATTAAGATCTCTTCAGATAGTGAATTGGAGTCAGATGTTGACGGCGATAAATCGGATAACCTACCTGTAGAAATCAAAGTCCTAGCACAGAGAGTAGAAGTATTTTCAGAACCGAAAGAGTAG
- a CDS encoding HNH endonuclease: MVKFRKENKLTRHELNDITSMQLVPSIINSKFGHLGGVSEVKKLLELLQ, from the coding sequence ATTGTTAAGTTTAGAAAAGAAAATAAACTAACGCGGCACGAACTTAATGACATAACAAGTATGCAACTAGTTCCGAGTATCATAAATAGTAAATTTGGGCATTTAGGCGGTGTTTCAGAAGTTAAAAAGTTGTTGGAATTATTGCAGTAG
- a CDS encoding phosphoribosylanthranilate isomerase, with protein MNSLFDEFRTICSHLNQVGIIPTLMGSLGFEYRSNEEWWPSDIDIHVPGDPRGWEAPDHLRIYDWDKIMKVMNRLGYTLVDIHEHEFQKDGLSVEFGSIDSLPDFAGVSESDIELIHLDDITFRVPNLEQYLSIYKASSQDSYRNNHNNNKDFKKIEWLERHL; from the coding sequence ATGAATTCTCTATTTGATGAATTTCGAACAATTTGTTCTCATTTAAACCAAGTCGGAATCATACCAACTCTCATGGGGTCTTTGGGTTTTGAATACCGCTCAAATGAAGAATGGTGGCCGTCTGACATTGACATTCATGTTCCTGGTGACCCTAGAGGTTGGGAAGCACCTGATCATCTCCGAATTTATGACTGGGACAAGATAATGAAAGTGATGAACCGCTTAGGCTATACCTTGGTAGATATTCACGAGCATGAATTCCAAAAGGATGGTCTGAGTGTTGAGTTTGGAAGTATCGATTCTTTACCTGATTTTGCAGGGGTATCGGAATCGGATATTGAGCTGATTCATCTCGATGACATCACATTTCGTGTTCCAAACCTAGAACAGTATTTAAGTATTTACAAGGCTTCTTCCCAAGATTCCTATCGAAATAACCACAATAACAATAAGGATTTTAAAAAGATAGAGTGGCTGGAAAGACATTTGTAA
- a CDS encoding DUF4176 domain-containing protein has translation MVQYDKNKIFTSIITSRTRETFEVDDTLIQLGQQLGMRPQILKGLYKALRKLEDVYEYVPSFGATFTCHFDYEKQEAQIHYNQLDQLSSITDLQDFMGIVDSVYSPIYPLGSVVELDLELLPEELQKSLAEGPGPLVTISGRKMPLQEGFDDYVVDYLARICPLGEMPGMDAFFVSNMMIERLRFEGYSDEWGSQFTEEVL, from the coding sequence ATGGTTCAATACGATAAGAATAAGATTTTTACAAGTATTATTACTAGCCGTACGAGAGAGACATTCGAAGTAGATGATACCTTGATTCAACTTGGTCAACAATTAGGAATGCGTCCGCAGATATTGAAGGGACTCTATAAGGCTCTGAGGAAACTGGAGGATGTCTATGAGTATGTGCCCAGTTTTGGTGCAACTTTTACTTGTCATTTTGATTATGAAAAGCAGGAAGCTCAGATCCATTATAATCAACTAGATCAACTATCCTCCATCACGGATTTACAGGATTTCATGGGGATTGTGGACAGTGTCTACAGTCCTATTTATCCTTTAGGTTCTGTTGTTGAGCTAGATTTGGAGCTCTTACCAGAGGAACTCCAGAAAAGCTTAGCGGAGGGGCCAGGACCACTCGTTACGATTTCAGGTCGCAAGATGCCTCTTCAAGAGGGATTTGATGACTATGTGGTAGACTACTTGGCTCGCATCTGTCCCTTGGGTGAGATGCCTGGAATGGATGCTTTTTTCGTTAGTAACATGATGATTGAGCGACTTCGTTTTGAAGGTTACAGTGACGAATGGGGAAGTCAGTTCACAGAGGAGGTTTTGTAA
- a CDS encoding Imm59 family immunity protein has protein sequence MNSEQIEKFKQEIECIIKEKNYISLRYVLFDETNRTPFAVHIFNKDDLFMVNSRDERAYVIGRTFEFDNFSEAEKKFFNVLDFIVREGRRDISNRGSYMYFSPLWDKQ, from the coding sequence TTGAAAAATTCAAACAAGAAATAGAATGTATTATAAAAGAAAAAAATTATATATCTTTACGGTATGTTCTTTTCGATGAAACAAATAGAACACCATTTGCTGTACATATATTTAACAAAGATGATTTATTCATGGTGAATAGCAGAGATGAGAGGGCTTATGTAATTGGAAGAACATTTGAATTTGATAATTTTTCTGAGGCTGAAAAAAAATTCTTTAATGTATTGGACTTTATAGTACGTGAGGGTCGAAGGGACATATCTAACAGAGGAAGCTATATGTATTTTTCACCTCTTTGGGATAAACAATAA